A portion of the Alphaproteobacteria bacterium CG11_big_fil_rev_8_21_14_0_20_39_49 genome contains these proteins:
- a CDS encoding pantetheine-phosphate adenylyltransferase, producing MPNRTAVYPGTFDPITLGHKDIIKRAVKIVDKLIIAVAVDTAKTPIFSLDERVEMVKADVADISSNIEVVGFEGLLVNFARDNGAGIIIRGLRAVSDFEYEFQMSGMNSKMNPDIQTVFLPASESTHFIASRFVKEIVRLGGDVDELVSENVKNNLTNYYNT from the coding sequence ATGCCTAACAGAACAGCGGTATATCCCGGCACTTTCGACCCGATAACATTAGGTCACAAAGATATAATTAAACGTGCGGTTAAAATTGTCGATAAGCTTATTATCGCAGTTGCGGTCGATACGGCTAAAACCCCGATTTTCTCTTTGGATGAAAGGGTGGAAATGGTAAAAGCTGACGTAGCCGATATTAGTTCGAATATTGAAGTTGTCGGCTTCGAAGGATTGCTTGTTAACTTTGCACGGGATAATGGGGCAGGGATTATCATAAGGGGACTAAGAGCGGTTTCAGACTTTGAATATGAGTTCCAGATGTCCGGCATGAACTCTAAAATGAACCCCGATATCCAGACCGTATTCCTGCCTGCATCGGAATCAACCCACTTCATAGCCTCAAGGTTTGTAAAAGAAATCGTCAGGCTTGGCGGAGATGTTGACGAGTTGGTGTCCGAGAATGTAAAAAATAATTTAACTAACTATTATAATACGTAA